The Pseudoalteromonas spongiae UST010723-006 genome window below encodes:
- a CDS encoding helix-turn-helix transcriptional regulator, translated as MITAILLAGFAQSLVLSGFLYNKSKQIQQFKILMLIHLVFALDLFLVFAGQLNWLSSRLNACWGAIYAILFFVFIRSCIGLMPSKREIICYFAPWLALNISVIDFLYDPKSTVLSLRHELSGYFLLVIYLYFAIWATITVRRYCKQQARFSTTLSNVNILLLWGICASLFLAISVIPFQYLLQTSLPLPQLLMCCVMYGITYVLLLKPQLLDFKAKQVANTHKEKLHASEDALLAEHILTSLDEQQLFTDPNLSLQTFADHLAMKPYLLSQVLNHHLGIKFIDLINQRRIEYVCNLIKNKPHMPMLTISMQAGFNAKSTFNAAFKKYRNLTPSEYKSQVLSTD; from the coding sequence GTGATCACAGCGATTCTATTAGCCGGTTTTGCACAGAGTTTGGTGTTATCTGGCTTTTTGTACAATAAATCGAAACAAATTCAGCAGTTTAAAATTTTGATGCTGATCCATTTAGTGTTTGCTTTAGATCTCTTTTTAGTATTTGCCGGTCAGCTTAATTGGCTTTCATCGCGACTAAATGCATGTTGGGGAGCAATTTACGCCATTTTATTTTTTGTTTTTATTCGCAGCTGCATCGGTTTGATGCCGTCAAAGCGCGAAATTATATGTTACTTCGCGCCTTGGCTGGCACTTAACATTTCTGTTATTGATTTTCTTTACGATCCGAAAAGCACAGTGTTGTCATTGCGTCACGAATTATCGGGCTACTTTTTACTGGTTATTTATCTTTATTTTGCCATTTGGGCAACTATAACAGTAAGGCGATATTGCAAACAACAAGCGCGGTTTTCAACCACACTTAGCAACGTGAATATTCTGTTGTTATGGGGAATATGCGCCAGCTTATTTTTAGCTATTTCTGTTATTCCATTTCAATACCTCTTGCAAACCAGCTTGCCTTTACCGCAACTATTAATGTGCTGTGTGATGTATGGCATTACCTATGTGCTGTTACTAAAACCCCAGCTACTTGATTTTAAAGCTAAGCAAGTGGCAAACACTCACAAAGAAAAATTACACGCGAGTGAAGATGCATTACTTGCCGAGCACATTTTAACCTCACTTGATGAGCAGCAGCTTTTTACCGATCCCAACCTGAGTTTACAAACCTTTGCCGATCACTTGGCAATGAAACCCTATTTGCTCTCGCAGGTGTTAAACCATCATTTGGGGATAAAATTTATTGATTTAATTAATCAACGGCGAATTGAATATGTTTGCAACCTAATTAAAAATAAGCCACATATGCCAATGTTAACAATTTCGATGCAAGCGGGCTTTAATGCTAAATCGACCTTTAATGCGGCATTTAAAAAATATCGCAATCTCACCCCAAGCGAGTATAAATCCCAAGTATTAAGTACAGATTAG
- a CDS encoding type II secretion system protein has translation MISHRGFTLIELILVIVVIGVLAVVAAPKFLSLNRDANIATLKQVAAGLDQLTDGIYAKAVIQHKHKVSNESVTVNGVTINTYFGAPQEIWNNALGDLMDGDFSYVGNGYFDLGASLVASYNCQERLCVIDQTPASYVNSSIQGWGLFIFPKGYSLQDECYAYYAFAENGSQVTSKVASTVDTGC, from the coding sequence ATGATCTCTCACCGCGGCTTTACCTTAATTGAATTGATTTTAGTGATTGTTGTAATCGGCGTTTTAGCTGTCGTTGCAGCGCCTAAATTCCTTTCACTTAATCGTGATGCAAACATTGCAACACTTAAACAAGTAGCTGCAGGGTTAGATCAGCTTACCGATGGCATTTATGCCAAAGCTGTAATTCAACATAAACACAAAGTCAGCAATGAATCCGTTACTGTTAATGGGGTTACTATTAATACCTACTTTGGTGCGCCGCAAGAAATTTGGAATAACGCGTTGGGCGATTTAATGGACGGTGATTTTAGTTATGTGGGCAATGGGTATTTCGATTTAGGTGCAAGTTTAGTTGCAAGCTATAACTGCCAAGAGCGCTTATGTGTGATAGATCAAACTCCGGCATCTTATGTAAATAGCAGTATTCAGGGCTGGGGATTATTTATTTTCCCTAAAGGCTACAGCCTACAAGACGAATGCTATGCCTATTACGCTTTTGCCGAAAATGGCAGCCAAGTGACCAGTAAAGTGGCCTCTACCGTTGATACTGGCTGCTAG